In bacterium, the sequence GCGGAGATCCGGCTCTTCGCCCGTCTCGCCGGCGTCGATCTCTCGGAAGCCAGAGACGAAGTCGGAGACTTCGCGACGCTCCAGCAGTTCTTCACGCGTGCACTCGCGGCCGGCGCGCGACGGATCGAGGGGGACGACGAGGTGCTCGTCTCGCCCTGCGACGGTGCGTGGGGCGCGGCGGGTCGGATCGAAGACGGGACGCTCCTGCAGGTGAAGGGGCGCCGTTACCGTGTGGCCGATCTGCTCGGACACGAGGCGTGGGCCGCAGGCTACGACGGGGGCTGCTATGCGACCCTCTATCTCTCGCCGCGCGACTATCATCGCTTCCACACCCCGGCCGCGGGCCGGATCATCCGGCTCGACTATCTGCCTGGCGCACTGTGGCCCGTGAACTCGATCGGACTGCAGGGCATCGACGGGCTCTTCGCGCGCAACGAACGGATCTGTGCCGAGCTGAGCGTGGACGGTTCCGCGGCAGGCCCCGGAATCCTGATGATCGCCGTCGGCGCGACGATGGTCGGGAGCGTGCGTCTCTCCTTCGACGAGCTCCGTACGAACGTGCCCGGCGGCACGCCGGTCACGCGGCGCCTCGAGCGGAACCCGCCTGCCTTCGCGCGCGGCGAGGAGTGGGGCCACTTCGAGTTCGGCTCGACGATCGTCCTGCTGACGCCGCCGGGCGGACCGACGATCGAGCCGCAGCCGGTCGGAACGCCGGTTCGCCTCGGGGAAGCGATCGGTCGCGTGCGTCCGGCGGGCTGAGCGCGGGCCTCAGATCGGCGGACGGGTCGGCAGCTGCTCGGAAAGCAGCGGCCAGACCCGCTCGATCCAGCGACAGAGTCGCGACCGGGTCTCGCGCGGATCGATCAGGTCGTGCACGCCGACGGCTTCCGCGCGTGGGAAGGGGCTGCGTCCCTTCGACATCGCCGCCTCGAGCTCGGCCCGCTTGGCCTCCGGATCGTCGGCTTCGGCGATCTGCCGCCGGAACGCGACGGCGACGCCGCCTTCGATCGGCAGCGCCCCCGACTCGGCGGAGGGCCAGGCGAAGACGGTCGCCTTCGGCCCCATGTGTGCGGCGGCGGCGACGCCGTAGGCCTTCCGGACGAGGACGGTGCACCAGGGGATCTTCGCCGTGACCACCCGGGAGATCAGCTCGACGCCGAAGCGGATGGTGCCACTTCGCTCGGAGGCGGGGCCGATCATGAACCCGGGCTCGTCGACGAGGGTCACCACCGGCAGATGGAACGTGTCGCAGAGGTCGATGAAGCGCTTCACCTTGAGCGATCCCTCCGCGTCCATCGAGCCCGCATAGAAGTGGGGGTCGTTCGCGAAGACGCCGACGGGCTTGCCGTTCAGGCGCGCGAAGGCGGTGATCAGACCGCGGCCGTAGCCCTTCGTCATCTCGAACACGCTGCCCTCGTCGAAGACGGCCTTCAGGATCCTGCGCATCGCGTAGACCTGCCGGCGTTCGCGGGGGATCACGTCGAGCAGGAACGCCTCGCGGCGCTCGGGATCGTCGCTGCACTCGACCACCGGCGGGAGCTGCATGACGTTGGTCGGCAGATAGGAGAGGAAGCGCCGGATCTGTTCGATCGCGTCCTTCTCGTCCTTCGCGACGTTGTCCACGACGCCGGAGCGCCCGTGGACCTTCGCCCCGCCGAGCTCGTCCTTGGTCAGCGTCTCGCCGAGGGCGCGCTCGACGAGCGCCGGGCCCCCGATCAGGACCTGCGCGGTGTCCTTCGTCATGACCGAGAAGTGGGAGGCGGCGAGTCGCGCCGCCGGGAAGCCCGCGACGGCGCCCACGGCGGCAGAGGCGACCGGTGCGATCTGCATGATCTGGGCGATCGACAGGAAGCGGGAGGTCGAGAACACGGGATCGCTCGTGGTCTTCGAGGGCGTGGGCCGCTTCGGGCCGCCGGTGCCGGCGACGCTGCCCCCGCCGCCTTCCAGGAAGCGGACGAGCGGCAGACGGAGGTCGATCGCCAGGGTCTCGGACCACACGCTCCGGCGCAGGCCCGCGGGCGAGGGCGAGCCGCCGCGTTGGGTGAAGTCCTCGCCCCCGACGACGATCGGGCGTCCGTCGAGCTCGGCGAGGCCGAGCAGGTAGTTCGCCGGGTGGAAGGCGACCGGCTCGCCGTTCTCGTCGCGCTCGGTCTCGCCCGCGATCGGAGCCTGCTCTTCGAGGCTGCCTTCGTCGACGAGGGCGGCCACGCGCTCGCGAACGGTCAGCCGGCCGCGCTCGTGCTGACGGGCGACCGCCTCGGGGCCGCCCATCTCGCGGGCGGCGATCCGACGCGCTTCGATCTCGTCGACTTCGGGCTTCCAGCTCATCAGCGTCCGTGCTTCTCGTGGCGTCGTCTCGTGGCGTCGTCGCGGTCCGCGGCTCAGAAGCGGAGCAGCTCGACGTCGAGGGAGGCGAGATCGATCATTCCGACCGCGTTGCGCCCGGCGAGGAACCCCGCGCATTCGCCCGGGTTGAAGAAGAGGGTGTCGTTCTGCCACTCGTGGCGGTGACGATGGGTGTGGCCGTGGACGACGAGGTCGATCCCCTCGGTCGTGTCCGGATCGACCAGGGCGTGCAGCTCGGGATCGTGCACGACCAGGATCCGCCGTGCGGCCCATTCGAGGACCCGCGGCGGCTCGACCAGATCCATGCCGAAGGCGCTCGCGTGCTCGGTGAGCACCGGGCGGGTCGACGCGTCGTTGTTTCCGAAGACGCCGGCCAGCGGCCGATCGAGGCGTGCGAAGCGCTCGAGCACCGTGGGCTGCGTGATGTCGCCGGTGTGGATGATCCGTTCGACCCCGGCCTCGGCGAAGAGGTCGACGATCCGTCCGACGTTGACGAGCTGATCGTGGGTGTCGCCGACGACGCCGATTCGCATGGCGCGGATCCTAACACGAGGATTCGGGCCGGGCGGCGACCCGGCGTCGCTGTGGTTCGGCAGGCATCTCCGGGCGAAGCCCGAGGCTGGCCTCGGCTCAATCCCCGCGCGGACCGCGCGATTTCCCCGGGGCGTGTCCCATCGCCTCAATCGGCTCCCAGGACGGTCGATGGGAGTGAAGGGCGCGCGGAGGCTCGTCCGCAGGTCCGACCAGCCATCCATCGAGGGCATTCGTGAGTCAGGGAACCTTCGTCGGTCGTCAGCCGATCGTGGACCGGGAACGACGCGTCGTCGCCTACGAGCTCCTCTTTCGGAGCTCCGCCGAAGCGAACTTCGCCGACTTCGACGAAGTCGGGCGCGCCGCGGTCCGCGTGATGGTCAATACCTTCGCGGCCCTCGGAATGGAAGCGGTCCTCGGGCACGCCCGCGGATTCTTCAACGTCAACCACGAGGTGCTGCTCTCGGAATCGCTCGAGGCGCTGCCGCGGGATCGGGTCGTGCTCGAGGTCCTCGAGGACGTCGAGCCGACCGACGAAGTCCGGGCGCGCTGCCGCGAGCTGCACGAAGCCGGATTCACGATCGCCCTCGACGATTGGGTCGTGGACGATCCACGCGAGAGTCTGCTCCCGTGGGCCTCGGTGGTGAAGGTCGATCTGCCGGCGATCCCGCCGAAGGCGCTGCGCAAGCTCACCCGGAGCCTTCGTGAGCGCGACGTTCAGCTGCTCGCGGAGAAGGTCGAGACCGCGGAGGAGTTCGAGGCCTGCCACAAGCTCGGCTTCGATCTCTTCCAGGGCTTCTTCTTCGCCCGGCCGATCGTCCTCGAGGGCGCGGACATGGATGCGGCGAAGACGATTCTCCTCAAGCTGCTCCAACAGATCAGCTCGGGTGCGGAGACGGCGAAGATCGTCGAGACCTTCAAACAGGACGCGAAGCTCGGCTTGAACCTCCTTCGTCTGGTGAATACGGCCGGACGCGCCGCCCGCGTCCGCCTCGACACGATCGAGGCAGCGGTGCGCCACCTCGGCCTCCAGCAGCTCGGCCGCTGGTGCGCGATCCTGCTCTATGCGCAGGGACCGGACGCCGACCTGCGCTCGCCGCTGCTGGTGACGGCAGCCCACCGCGGTCGCTTGATGGAGCTCGTGGTCGGCCACGCCTCGTCGCACCACGATGACGGCATCGTCGCCGAGCGCGCATTCCTCGTCGGGATGCTCTCCCTGGCGGACGCTCTTCTCGGGCGACCGATCGAGTCCCTGGTGAGCGAGCTGCGGCTCTCCGACGTCGTCGGCCGCGCGCTGACCCATCACGACGGCGACCTGGGGCGGCTGCTCTCGATGGCGATCGCGATCGAGGCGGGCGACGTCGCGAAGTTCGAGCCCGAACTCGCCGAGCGCGACCTCGACTTCGACTCGCTCCAGGCGATCGAGAACGCGGCCTACGCCTGGGTGCACGGTCTCACCGCAGCGGACTGACGCCACCGGTCGCCCGATTCGAAGCGTCGGGAGAACCACGCGCCTCGAGCGCGATTCCGGTGCACTTCGCGTGCATCCGCACGTCCTCTCTTCGCCCACGCGCGGCCTTCGGGTATGGTTCGAGCGTGCTCACGGGTCTCCTTCTCGTCGTGCTCGCTGCGGGCCTCGCGGTCTTCGTCCACCGACGAGGTCTCGCCGGCTACGCGCCCGCGCCGGCGGGGCTCGCCGTCCTCCACCGCGGGGAGGCGGCGTTCATCCAGACCGTCGCCGAGGTCCTCTTTCCCGCTGGCGGGGGCATGGCGCTCTCCGGTGCCGAAGCGCAGCTCGCCCATTCGGTCGATCGCCATCTCGCGGCCCTTCCGCAGACCCAGCGCGTGCAGATCCGCCTGCTCTTCCACCTCGTGGAACACCTGACACTCTTCATGCCGGGGCACGAGCCCGGCGGACGCCAGCGCTTCTCGAGCCTCTCCGCCGCCGCCCGGGTGAACCTCCTCGAGCGACTCGCGAGCCATCCCCGGAGCGGGTTCCGACTGCTCTTCACCGCGCTCCGCTCGGTCTTCGTGCTCGCCTATCTCGGGCATCCCGGCAATCTGCACGGGCTCGGGCTCGCGCCCTTCGAGATCGAGCCGGTGGTGAGCGACGCGGAGGTGCTCTTTCCGCGGGTCGGTGCGTTGCCGAGCTCGATCGCCTTCGGCGCCGACGACCGAACCGATCCCGCCGCACGGGCGCCCCTCGATCCGCGGGGCCCGCGCCACCGCGCCTATTCCCGCTCAGGACAGCGCCGCGCCGCACAGGCGGGGAGGGGAGAAGCGTGAGTCCGCTCTCGGCCGAGCAGCTCGGGAGCGCGCGCGAGCGCGTACGGGTCTTCGGCCAGTACGACCACGCCTTCGACGAGACATGCGACGTCGTGGTCGTGGGCTCGGGGCCGTCCGGCTCGGTGGCCGCCTATGAGCTCGCCGCGGCCGGGCACGACGTGATCCTGCTCGAGGAGGGGCCGCCCTTCACGACCCGCGACCTCGAGCTCGACGGCAACCTGTCGATGACCCGGACCATGCGCGAGGGGGGGCTGCGCATGACGCGCGGGACGACGATGCCGACGATGCAGGCGGTCGCCCTCGGTGGAGGCTCGCTCGTCAACTCGGCGATCTGCGTCCGTCCGCCGGATTCGGTGTTCGAGCGCTGGTCGTCACGCTACGACCTCGAACGAACGGATCGCGCGCACCTCGATCCGCACTTCGACGCGATCGCGGACTTCCTGGGGATCGCGCCGACCCCGGACGAGGTACAGGGCAAGCGGAATCTGCTCTTCCGCGACGGCTGCGACGCGCTCGGGATCGCCTCGGAGCCGATCGCCCGCAACGTGCGCCACTGCCGCGGGAGCGGCGAGTGCTTCACGGGATGCCGCAGTCGCGCCAAGCAGAGCATGGACGTGAGCTACGTGCCCGCCGCGCTCGCCGCCGGGGCCCGGGTCCTCACCAGCGTCCAGGTCCAGGAGATCAGGCGGCGTGGTCGACGGGTGACCGGCGTGTCGGGCCAGGTCGTCGCGCCGTTCTCCCAGGGCCGCGCCTCGGGTCGAAGTCACGCGTTCCGGATCGAGGCGAAGGCGGTCGTGCTCGCAGCGGGCTGCACCGCCACGCCGGTGCTCCTGCAGCACAGCGACGATCTCGCGAACGCCTCGGGCCAGGTCGGCCGCAATCTCCAGTTCCATCCGGGCGTCGCGATCGCGGGGGTCTTCCCCGAAGCGATCGATTCCCAGTTCGGCGCGACCCAGGGCTATCAGTCGCTCGCGTTCCTCGACGAGGGCTTCAAGCTCGAGACCCTCTGGGCGCCCCCGCCGCTCCTCGCGATCCGGTTTCCCGGGATCGGTGCGGATCTCCAGGCGCGGTTCGCGGAGCTGCCCCAGATCGCGATCTTCGACGCGATCGCGAGCGCGAACCGCTCCCTCGGCCGCGTGAAGAAGCGCTTCCGCAGCCTCGAGCCCGTCCTGCAGTGGCGGCTCCACCCCGATGACGCGCAGATCCTGCGGCGGGCGCTGCACGTGATCGCGCAGATCTTCTTCGCCGCCGGCGCGAGCAGGATCCTGCCCGGGGTCGGGGGGATCGCGGACGTGATCCACTCCGCAGAGGATGCGGCGATCCTCGATTCGTCGGCGGTGAAGCCGTCGGGCCTCGTGATGGGCGGCAATCACGTCTTCTGCACGACGCGCATGCACGGGGATCCGACCAAGGGCGTCGTCGACGAGGACGGGAGAGCGCACGACCTCGAGAACCTCTACATCGCGGATACCGGGATCTTCCCGCAGTGCCCCTCGGTGAACCCCATGTTCACGGGGATGGCGCTGGCGCGACGGCAGGCCCGGCTCCTCTCCGAGAGGCTCTGACCGGCAGCCCGCGGGGATGTCGCGGTTCCCATCCGACCGTGATCCGCATCGCTTCAGTGGGCCAGGTGAGTCGCCGATGCAGTGACCATGAAGCTCCACTCCGCGGAACCGCACGCCCGCTTCGGGCTCGCCGGGATCCTGATCCTGGTCCTGCTCGCCGCGCCCGTCGCCCTCGCCGACGGCGAGCGTCGGCTCGCGAGCGAGAGCGGTCACTACCGCGGGGAATGCCGCCGCCTCACGAAGCAGCTGACGCACTTCGAGGAGACGGTCCTGCCGATGGCGATCGCCCGCGGCAACCGTGGCTGGGAGCAGGCGACGAACGACCAGATCGAGCGACTCTGGAATCGACGCGCCGACCTCTGCCCGGAATACGGCGCTGAGCGGAGCTTCATGAGGAAGGCGGCCGACCAGACCCGCCGCTTCAACAAGCTGATGGCGTCCGCGGGTCGCGCCGCACTGGCGTTCTTCACCGGCGGCGCGGCCGGCTTCTAGCCGCGCGGGCGGTCGGCTATTCTCGGCCGGACCGGAACCGATCGTTTCGGGCGTCCTCCCACTGGGTGGGCCGCTCGGTCTTCGAGCGGAGCAGGGCGGAGGCCTGGATGAAGCGGAGCGCATGGGGACCGGGAAGCGGCCTTCGCCGGCGCGTCGTCTGGCTCCTGGTCACGGCCGCGCTGATGCCCGGAATCGCTATCGCGGTCGGCGACCGCGGCGCGGACGGCGAGTTCGCCCGGCGTGACTCGTTCCACTTCACGCTCTTCCAGGACGTGGACATCGACGAGAGTGCCGGCCTCTACGGCTCCCGGAAGTTCGAGCAGGACCTCCTGCGCGAGCTCGAGGCCGCCTTCGATCGCCTCGACCAGATCCTCGGTCTGCGGCCGGAAGGCAAGCTCGTGGTCTACGTCTGGGACCCCGCGCTCTTCGATGCCGAGTACCGACACCTGTTCCGCTTCCCGGCCGCGGGCTTCTACGGCGGGGCGATCCACATCCGCGGCGATACGCGGATCACACCGGGGCTCGTTCGCGTGCTCCATCACGAGCTCGTCCACGCGGCCTTCGACGCGGAAGCGCCGCGCCTCGCGCTGCCCGCCTGGATGAACGAGGGGATCGCCGAATGGTTCGAAGCCCGGGCCCTCGGCAAGCGAAGCCTCGGCAGTCGCGAGCGGGCCGCACTCGGCGAGCTCGCGCGCGCCGGCCAGCTCTTCTCGCTGGCGGACCTCTCTACGCCGAGCCTGGGTCATCTCGGACCGGAGGCGGCCCGCGTCGCCTACCTGCAGGCCTACGCCTTCATCGACCACCTCGTCTCCACGCGCGGTGAAGGAGATCTGGTCCGATTCTGGAAGGCCGTGGTTCGCTCGCGCAGTCTGGATCGCGGGGCGAGACGAGCGTATCGCTCGGACGTGGCCGACCTCGAGTCGGCCTTCGCGCGGACGCTTCGGGGCTACTGATTCGCGATTGGAATCGTTTCGCCGGATCGATCGCGACGGGCCTCGATCCCGTTGCCCGGGACAGGGCCTTCCTCTAGCTTGCGCCCGTGCCCCTGGACCTGCTCGCGATTGCGCCTCCGCCGACCCCGCCGCGCAGCCCTGTTCGGGGCGCGGGGTTCGTTCGCAGGCTTCGCGGGGCCGCGCTGCTGGCGGGCGTCTCCCAGGTCCCGGCGAGGGCCTTCTTCCTGGCGGGGGCCTTCCTCCTGGCAGGGGCCTTCGCTCTCCTGACGGCGGCCTCCGCGACCGCGGAGGAAGTCGACGCCGGCGAGGACTCCGCGCCTTCGGAAGCGCCGGCGAGCGGATTCGGCCCGCCGCCCCCGCCGATGGGCGCGCGCTTCGCCGAAGCGCTCGAAGGGGACCGGATCCGGGTCGGCTACAGCTTCGAGCGGATCCGACTCGCGGGATTGCGGACCGGCGACGACCACCTCACGCCGGATCAGGTCCGGGCCTTCGGTTTCCCCGAGACGCCGCGGTCGCTGGAGAGGACGCTGCACACGGTCACGTTGGCCTACGCGGCCCATCCGCGGGTCACGCTCGTGGTCGAGATTCCTTTCGTGCAGAACGAATACAAGCGCTTCGACGTGACGTCGGGACGCCGCCAGCATCAGGCGGAAGGGATCGGCGACGTCGGCTTCTCGATGATCATTCCCTTCATCCGGAAGGGCTTCGAGAGTACGCAGGTCCACGTCGGTTTCGACGTTCCGACCGGGTCGATCCGCAAGAGCGCCGAGGGGCGCCCCTTGCCCTACGCGGTGCAGCCCGGGAACGGGAGCGTCGATCTCGAATGGGGCTGGACATACAAGGGAGAGCTCGATCGCTTCGCGTGGGGCGGGCAGGTCGGCGGGCGTCATCCCGTCGGTCGCAACGGCCGCGACTGGCGCGGGGGCTCGCGCTTCACGGGCCGGCTCTGGGGCGTCGTCCGCGTGCTGGGGGGGCTGAGTGCGTCGTTGCGGGCGGACTGGGAAAAGCAGAACGAGATCGATGGGTTCGATCGTGATCTTCAACCACCGATCGACCCTTCCGAGGACCCGGAGCTGCAGGATGGGATCCTGCTCGCCGTGGCGCCGGGGCTCAGCATGGAGGTGCCGGCCCTGGCCGGGCAGCGACTCGGCGTGGAGGTCGGCATTCCGATCTACCAGGATCTGGACGGGCCCCAGCTCGAGCGCGACTGGACCTTCAAGGCGGGCTGGCAGTGGACGTACTGATGGGCCGTGGCGCGCTTCGTGCCTTCGCGGCGACGACGGTGCTCCTCGCTCCCCTCGTGCTCGGATGCCCACAGGAAGAGGGCGGTCCGGGTGTCTATGACGCTCGAGGCGTCGTGGAAGACGTCGACGTCGAGGGGGCGCAGGTCCTGATCGACCACGAGGACGTGCCGGGGCTCATGCCTGCGATGACGATGAACTTCGCGGTGCCCGACGAGGCGGTCCTCGAGGGACTCGCCGCGGGTCAGGTGATCGAGTTCGAGATGCGCTTCACCGGGCGCAGCTACGAGGTCGAGTCCTTCGAGGTCGTGGGCGAGGCGCCCTTCGAAGACGGTTGGCGGCGGCTCGGAGAGGCCCTCGTGCGGACGAACCCCGTCCCGGCCTTCGAGCTGATCGACCAGGCCGGGCGCACGGTGACCGAAGCGGACTTCGCCGACCGGGTGGCCCTCGTCGACTTCATCTACACCGAGTGCCCGGGCCCTTGCCCGATCCAGACCTCGAGCCTCGTCGCTCTCCAGCGTGAGCTTCCCGCGGACGTGCGCGACCGGATCCAGTTCCTCTCGTTCAGCCTCGATCCCGGAGTCGACCGGCCCGAGGTCCTCGAGCGCTACGCGACCGAGCGCGGCGCGGACCTCGCGCGGTGGTCGTTCCTGACCGGCGAGGCCGAGCCGATGGCCTCGCTGGTCCGCCAGTGGGGGGTCGGATCGCTGCGCCAGCCGGACGGCTCGATCGATCACACGTTGATGCTCTTCGTCGTTCGGGCCGGACGCGTGATGGAGCGCTACACGCTGGAGCAGGCCCGGGACGGCACGCTGCTCGCGGATCTCGTCACGCTCGCGAAGATGCCGGCCGAGCTTCCGTCGTCCGTCCCGACCGGGAACGACGCGGACCATGCCTCCGATGCCTCCGATCCCTCGGATGCCTCCTCCGACGGAGCGGGAACGAACGCCGACCACGACGGGATGCATGGCTCGTGATCGACGACGTCCTGGTCGTCGGCGCCGGGATCATCGGCCTCTCCGTCGCCGATGCCCTCGCGCGGGAGGGGCTGCGCGTGCGCGTGCTCGAGACCGATCGGGTCGCGGGCGGTGCGTCGGGTGCGGCGGCGGGGATGCTCGCCCCGCTGAGCGAGGCGCTCCTCCACTCGGACGAGGACCCGGCGACGAATCCGCTGGTGGCTCTCGGTCTCGAGAGCCTCTCGCGCTTCGAGTCGCTGTGCCGACGGCTGCGCGACGAGACCGGCATCGATCCGGAGTTCGAGCGCTCCGGCCTCTGGCGACCGGTCGCGACCGAAACGGAGCGGCGCGAGGCGGCTGCGGGCTTCGCGCGGATCGGCGACCGCGCGGGGGCCGTCGAATGGTGTGACGGCCGCGAGCTGGTCGACGAGCTGCCCGGACTGTCCCCCAGGATTCCGGGGGCTTTCTTCTCACCGCTCGAGTGTCACTTGAGACCGCCGCTCCTGGCCCGGGCGACCGCCGCGGGGCTCCGAGCACGCGGCGTCGAGATCGACGAGGGGGTCGCGGTCCATCGTCTGCGCACGGCCGCCGGGCGGGTGGAGGGCGTCGAGACGAACGCGGGACTGCGACGGGCCGGCCAGGTCGTCGTCGCCGCCGGCCCGTGGACGCCGACGCTGCTCGAGCCCGTGATCGGCCGCGAGTCGCTTCCGCGGATCGAGCCGGTGCGCGGCCAGATCCTCGTCCTCGAGCCGCCGCTGCCGGCGGGACGCCGGATCGTCTTCGGCCCCGACGTCTATCTCGTCCCCAAGCGCGACGGGTCCTGGGTCGTGGGCGCGACCCAGGAGCGGGTCGGATTCGATCGACGGGTGACCGCGGAAGGCGTCTCCCGTCTGCTCGATCGGGCGCGCGCGCTCTTCCCCGCGATCGAGTCCGCGACCTTCGGACGTGCGTGGGCGGGACTGCGTCCGGTCGACGCGGAGGGTTGGCCGCGGGTCGGGGCGACCGGGATCCAGGATCTCTTCGTCGCCGCGGGTCACGGGCGCAACGGCGTCCTTCTTTCGCCGATCACCGCCGAGCGGTTGCGGGACGTGATCACGGGCAAGCGACCGATGACCCACGACGCCTTCGCGCCGGAAGGATCGGCGCCCGGCTAGGCCCGACCGGCCACCCGAATTCCTTTCGCTTCTCTTTCGTCTCGAGGGAACCGCCGCTAGATTGGCCCTTCCGGTCGACGGAGGGGGGAGCATGGACGCGCAGGGGAAGGATCCGCGGTCCACCGTCGATCACGCTGGCGCCCTCGCCGACTTCCACCCCGCGGTGAAGCGTTGGTTCGAGGGGCGCTTTCCGCAGGGGCCGTCCGAGCCGCAGGCCGGCGGTTGGCCCGCGATCCGTCGGCGCGAGGATACGCTGATCGCGGCGCCGACCGGCACGGGCAAGACCCTCGCGGCGTTCCTGGTCTGCATCGACGGCTTCTTTCGTTTTCGCGCCCGGGAGGGCGCGAGGACAGGATGTGGCAAGGCGGTGGACTCGGGCGCCGAGAGCGACGCGCCGTTCCGGCTCGATGGGGGGCCGCCGGTGCCGCGGGGGCAGAAGGGGGTCGAGCGGCCGACGGGGGTGGAGGTGCTCTACGTCTCGCCGCTGAAGGCGCTCGCCGCGGACATCCAGCAGAACCTCGAGACGCCGCTGGCGGAGATCGGGGACGTGGCGCGGTCGATGGGCGTGGTGCCGCCGGAGATCCGCGTGGGCATGCGGAGTGGCGACACGCCGGCGTCCGCCCGGGCGGCGATGCTCAAGAAGCCGCCGCAGATCCTGGTGACGACGCCGGAGTCGCTGTACCTGCTGCTCACGTCGGAGCGGGGGCGCGAGATCCTGCGGCCGGTCCGGACCGTGATCGTCGATGAGATCCACGCGATGGCCCGCGACAAGCGGGGATCCCATCTGGCGCTCTCGCTCGAGCGGCTCGACGCCCTCTGTGACGAGCGGCCGACGCGCGTCGGGCTCTCGGCGACCCAGAAACCGATCGAGCTCGTGGCGAAGCTGCTCGTCGGCGTCGGTGGCGATCGCACGCGCCCCGACGGCCGACCGAAGTGCACGATCGTGGACGAGGGCCACAAGCGCGCCCTCGACCTCGAGCTCGTCCTGCCCGGGAGCGAGCTCGAAGCCGTCGCCTCCGGCGAGCAGATGGGCGAGGTCCTCGACTCGATCGCCGAGCAGGTCGAACACCACCAGACGACCCTCGTCTTCGTGAACACGCGCCGCATGGCCGAGCGTCTTGCCCACCAGCTCGCCGACCGGCTCTCTTCGGTCGGAGGAGAGGAGAGCGTCGCGGCCCATCACGGGAGCCTCTCCCGCAACCGGCGTCTGCGCGTCGAGACGGCGCTTCGTGAGGGCCGGCTCCGCGCCCTGGTCGCCACGGCGAGTCTCGAGCTCGGGATCGACGTGGGCCCCGTCGAGCTCGTCTGCCAGATCGGCTCCCCACGCTCGATCGCGACGTTCCTCCAACGCGTCGGTCGCTCCGGCCACTTCCGCGGCGGCACGCCCAAAGGCCGCCTCTATCCGCTCACTCGGGACGAGCTCGTCGAGTGCGCCGGTCTGATCCGAGGGATCCGCAACGGTCGCCTCGACCGCGTGCTCCCGCCGGTGGCGCCCCTCGACATCCTCGCCCAGCAGATCGTCGCCGCGTGCGCGGCGGAGCCCTGGAAGGAGGAGGACCTCTTCGCGCTCTGCGCCCGGGCGGCGCCCTTCGAAGGGCTCACGCGCGAGACCTTCGACGAGGTCGTCGAGCTCGTCTCCGAGGGGATCGAGACCGGCCGCGGCCGGCGTGCGGCCTACGTCCATCGCGACCGGATCGGCGGTCAGCTCCGGGCACGTCGGGGGGCTCGGCTCGCGGCGCTCACCTCCGGTGGTGCGATCCCGGACGTCGCCGACTACCGCGTGATCGCGGACCCCGACGAGACCTTCATCGGCACCGTCGGCGAAGACTTCGCGATCGAGAGCCTGCCCGGCGACGTGTTCCTGCTCGGCAGCTCGACCTGGCGCATTCGCCGCGTCGAGGCGGGGAAGCTGCGCGTCGTCGACGCCGAGGGCGCGACGCCGAACGTGCCGTTCTGGGCCGGCGAGGCCCCCGCGCGAACCGAGGAACTCTCGGACGAAGTGTCCGCCCTGCGCGCCGACCTCGAACCGGTCTTCGAGGACCACGACGAGGCGGAGGTCGTCGCGTGGATCGAGACGGAGTGCGGGATCGCGACCGATGCGGCCGTCCAGATCGCGCGCTACCTCGGCGTCGCGCGCACGGCGCTCGGGGGCCTGCCCACGAAGGACCGGATCGTCCTCGAGCGCTTCTTCGACGACGCCGGCGGGATGCAGCTCGTGATCCATACGCCGCGGGGCGGGCGGCTGAATCGCGCGCTCTGTCTCGCGCTGCGCAAGAAGTTCTGCAAGAGCTTCAACTTCGAGCTGCAGGCGGCGGCGAACGACGACGCGATGGTGTTGTCCCTGGGGCCGCACCACAGCTTTCCCCTGTC encodes:
- a CDS encoding GMC family oxidoreductase codes for the protein MSPLSAEQLGSARERVRVFGQYDHAFDETCDVVVVGSGPSGSVAAYELAAAGHDVILLEEGPPFTTRDLELDGNLSMTRTMREGGLRMTRGTTMPTMQAVALGGGSLVNSAICVRPPDSVFERWSSRYDLERTDRAHLDPHFDAIADFLGIAPTPDEVQGKRNLLFRDGCDALGIASEPIARNVRHCRGSGECFTGCRSRAKQSMDVSYVPAALAAGARVLTSVQVQEIRRRGRRVTGVSGQVVAPFSQGRASGRSHAFRIEAKAVVLAAGCTATPVLLQHSDDLANASGQVGRNLQFHPGVAIAGVFPEAIDSQFGATQGYQSLAFLDEGFKLETLWAPPPLLAIRFPGIGADLQARFAELPQIAIFDAIASANRSLGRVKKRFRSLEPVLQWRLHPDDAQILRRALHVIAQIFFAAGASRILPGVGGIADVIHSAEDAAILDSSAVKPSGLVMGGNHVFCTTRMHGDPTKGVVDEDGRAHDLENLYIADTGIFPQCPSVNPMFTGMALARRQARLLSERL
- a CDS encoding SCO family protein is translated as MDVLMGRGALRAFAATTVLLAPLVLGCPQEEGGPGVYDARGVVEDVDVEGAQVLIDHEDVPGLMPAMTMNFAVPDEAVLEGLAAGQVIEFEMRFTGRSYEVESFEVVGEAPFEDGWRRLGEALVRTNPVPAFELIDQAGRTVTEADFADRVALVDFIYTECPGPCPIQTSSLVALQRELPADVRDRIQFLSFSLDPGVDRPEVLERYATERGADLARWSFLTGEAEPMASLVRQWGVGSLRQPDGSIDHTLMLFVVRAGRVMERYTLEQARDGTLLADLVTLAKMPAELPSSVPTGNDADHASDASDPSDASSDGAGTNADHDGMHGS
- the thiO gene encoding glycine oxidase ThiO, which encodes MIDDVLVVGAGIIGLSVADALAREGLRVRVLETDRVAGGASGAAAGMLAPLSEALLHSDEDPATNPLVALGLESLSRFESLCRRLRDETGIDPEFERSGLWRPVATETERREAAAGFARIGDRAGAVEWCDGRELVDELPGLSPRIPGAFFSPLECHLRPPLLARATAAGLRARGVEIDEGVAVHRLRTAAGRVEGVETNAGLRRAGQVVVAAGPWTPTLLEPVIGRESLPRIEPVRGQILVLEPPLPAGRRIVFGPDVYLVPKRDGSWVVGATQERVGFDRRVTAEGVSRLLDRARALFPAIESATFGRAWAGLRPVDAEGWPRVGATGIQDLFVAAGHGRNGVLLSPITAERLRDVITGKRPMTHDAFAPEGSAPG